In Macadamia integrifolia cultivar HAES 741 chromosome 5, SCU_Mint_v3, whole genome shotgun sequence, a single window of DNA contains:
- the LOC122080204 gene encoding transcription factor MYB1-like yields the protein MLVSTQQLINTTYTTEELIEENGSVEIGVWPEMKKGHYSSAKRRRPWTPEEDLLLRKCVEKHGQCNWHLVPSMAGIKRCRKSCRLRWLNYLCPNIKRGEFTDDEDDLIFRLHKLLGNRWSLIAGRLPGRTANDVKNHWNCHLKKKIVISDVSKKEIHERVQVIKPQPRLPPKDIQTCVNKQYYGENEVGMLMTPPRATDNKPVRCWDSLLSNEEEDNIVVIPGDIDEVVKQQPLVGNNSSLFDSIELGSSAEGSAFMAEGCDWDVLTTHVDLYHSDWFDTL from the exons ATGCTAGTCAGTACTCAGCAACTGATCAATACTACGTACACTACAGAAGAGTTGATTGAGGAGAATGGAAGTGTAGAGATTGGAGTCTGGCCGGAAATGAAGAAGGGTCATTACTCCTCTGCCAAAAGAAGACGCCCATGGACTCCTGAAGAAGATCTGCTGCTCAGGAAATGCGTCGAGAAGCATGGCCAATGCAACTGGCATCTTGTTCCTTCCATGGCAG GGATAAAGAGGTGCCGTAAGAGTTGTAGACTGAGATGGTTGAACTATTTGTGTCCCAACATCAAGCGAGGGGAATTTACTGACGACGAAGACGACCTCATCTTCAGGCTTCATAAGCTCTTAGGCAACAG ATGGTCGTTGATTGCGGGAAGACTGCCAGGTAGGACGGCTAACGATGTGAAGAACCACTGGAACTGccacttgaagaagaaaattgtCATCTCTGATGTATCTAAAAAGGAAATCCATGAGAGGGTCCAAGTTATAAAGCCACAGCCTCGGCTTCCGCCCAAGGATATACAGACTTGTGTAAACAAACAGTACTATGGCGAGAATGAAGTGGGCATGTTGATGACCCCTCCAAGGGCTACGGACAATAAGCCTGTGAGGTGTTGGGATAGCTTGCTTAGTAATGAAGAGGAAGACAATATAGTAGTCATCCCTGGAGACATAGACGAGGTGGTGAAGCAGCAACCCCTTGTAGGCAATAATAGCTCTTTGTTTGATAGTATTGAGCTCGGTTCATCTGCTGAGGGTAGTGCCTTTATGGCCGAAGGCTGTGATTGGGATGTCCTCACCACTCATGTGGACTTGTATCACAGTGATTGGTTCGATACCTTATAG
- the LOC122079382 gene encoding 3-ketoacyl-CoA synthase 12-like, with protein sequence MELLMLVPFMLALLYPFMFLLIKLVHQWREQGTCYILHYECFKPSGDRKVDTEFCGNIILRNKNLGINEYKFLLRAIVSSGIGEETYAPRNVISGREESPTLLDGISEMEEFFYDTLDKLFHRTGVPPSEIDILVVNVSLFSPEPSLAARIINRYKMREDIKVFNISGMGCSASLISINIVQNIFKTYKKAFAVVVTSESISPNWYSGNDKSMILANCLFRCGGCSVLLTNNQSLCHRAMFRLRCLVRTHLGASDEAHESALQKEDNQGRPGFHLSKNLPKAATRAFFKNLRELAPKVLPLRELLRYFIVSQLRRAGTSSSGNKAVPTVNFKTGIDHFCLHTGGKAVIDGVGKSLGLTEYDLQPARMTLRRFGNTSASSLWYVLGYMEANKRLKKGNKVLMISFGSGFKCNSCVWEVMRDLEDGNVWEDCIANYPPKASVNPFMNKFGWVMDEKPETVTVPVD encoded by the coding sequence ATGGAGCTCTTGATGTTGGTACCCTTTATGCTTGCCCTCTTGTATCCATTCATGTTCCTCCTCATCAAGCTGGTTCATCAATGGAGAGAACAGGGCACCTGCTACATACTCCACTACGAGTGTTTCAAGCCCTCTGGCGACAGAAAGGTGGACACTGAATTCTGCGGCAACATCATCCTGCGAAACAAGAACCTGGGCATCAACGAGTACAAGTTCCTCTTGCGAGCCATCGTCTCTTCCGGCATTGGCGAGGAGACATACGCACCCAGAAACGTCATTTCTGGCCGAGAAGAATCTCCCACACTACTCGATGGCATCTCCGAGATGGAAGAATTCTTCTACGACACACTCGACAAGCTTTTCCATCGCACCGGAGTTCCACCGTCGGAAATCGACATACTCGTCGTGAACGTGTCGTTGTTCTCGCCGGAGCCCTCCCTGGCGGCGAGGATAATCAACCGTTACAAGATGAGGGAAGACATCAAAGTCTTTAATATCTCCGGAATGGGTTGTAGTGCGAGCCTTATCTCCATCAACATCGTTCAAAACATCTTTAAGACTTACAAGAAAGCGTTCGCCGTCGTCGTCACGTCGGAGTCTATAAGCCCAAATTGGTATTCTGGCAACGACAAGTCAATGATCTTGGCCAATTGCCTATTCCGCTGCGGTGGGTGCTCTGTTCTACTGACAAACAACCAGAGTTTATGTCACCGGGCAATGTTCCGGCTCAGGTGCCTTGTCCGGACGCACCTGGGCGCCAGCGACGAAGCCCACGAGAGCGCGCTTCAGAAGGAAGACAATCAAGGGCGACCTGGGTTTCACCTGAGCAAGAACTTGCCCAAGGCTGCCACCCGAGCCTTCTTCAAGAACCTGAGAGAGCTAGCCCCCAAGGTTCTGCCTCTCAGGGAGCTGCTCAGGTACTTCATTGTGTCACAACTCCGGCGTGCCGGAACGTCATCGTCTGGCAATAAAGCCGTTCCGACTGTAAATTTCAAGACCGGGATTGACCATTTTTGTCTCCACACGGGAGGAAAGGCGGTGATCGATGGTGTCGGGAAGAGCCTGGGGCTGACAGAGTACGATTTGCAGCCGGCAAGGATGACCCTTCGCCGGTTCGGCAACACATCGGCGAGTAGCCTGTGGTATGTGTTGGGGTACATGGAGGCGAATAAGAGGTTGAAGAAAGGTAATAAGGTGTTGATGATCAGCTTCGGTTCAGGCTTCAAATGCAACAGTTGTGTGTGGGAGGTGATGAGGGATTTGGAGGATGGGAACGTGTGGGAAGATTGCATCGCTAACTATCCTCCCAAAGCTTCTGTTAATCCTTTCATGAACAAGTTCGGTTGGGTCATGGACGAGAAGCCTGAAACTGTCACCGTCCCTGTGGATTGA
- the LOC122078415 gene encoding probable pectate lyase 4 — translation MGNRHGRSGIDSYNSKFRENGPSNGSFNYGDLPTAQPPPPPHSQSSTLTSMASLPYAVVDCSLRALAGRAEGFGRFSVGGLDGPLYHVTTLADDGPGSLRDGCRRKGPLWIVFEVSGTIELSSYLSVSSYKTIDGRGQRIKLTGKGLRLKECEHIIICNLEFEGGRGHDVDGIQIKPKSRHIWIDRCSLQDYDDGLIDITRESTDITVSRCHFSRHDKTMLIGADPSHTGDRCIRVTIHHCFFDGTRQRHPRVRFGKVHLYNNYTRGWGIYAVCASVESQIYSQCNIYEAGQKKKAFEYYTEKVSCLSLSLSSINISVISMLAWQVLWF, via the exons ATGGGTAACAGACATGGCCGTTCTGGGATCGACAGCTACAACAGCAAATTTCGGGAAAACGGCCCCAGCAACGGCTCTTTTAATTATGGTGACTTGCCTACAGCTCAGCCTCCACCTCCGCCTCACAGCCAGAGTTCAACGTTAACTTCAATGGCTTCTCTTCCCTACGCCGTCGTCGATTGCAGCTTGAGGGCATTGGCCGGGCGGGCGGAGGGTTTCGGCCGTTTCTCCGTCGGTGGCCTTGATGGACCACTCTATCACGTCACCACTTTAGCAg ATGATGGTCCTGGATCACTTCGTGATGGATGTCGTCGAAAAGGACCACTTTGGATTGTTTTTGAAGTTTCAGGCACCATTGAGCTCTCATCTTACTTGAGTGTATCTTCATACAAGACAATTGATGGCCGGGGCCAAAGGATAAAACTCACTGGCAAAGGCTTAAGGCTGAAGGAATGTGAACATATAATTATATGCAATCTGGAGTTTGAAGGTGGTAGGGGACATGATGTTGATGGCATTCAAATAAAACCTAAGTCGAGGCACATATGGATAGATCGTTGCAGCTTGCAGGATTATGACGATGGACTGATTGATATCACTCGTGAAAGTACAGATATAACTGTTTCAAG ATGTCATTTTTCGCGGCATGACAAGACTATGCTCATTGGTGCAGACCCCAGTCACACTGGAGACAGATGCATACGAGTTACCATTCACCATTGCTTTTTTGATGGGACCCGACAGCGTCATCCTCGTGTTAGATTTGGCAAGGTTCATCTTTACAACAATTACACCAGAGGTTGGGGCATATATGCTGTTTGTGCCAGTGTAGAATCACAG ATATACTCCCAGTGCAACATATATGAAGCAGGGCAGAAGAAGAAGGCTTTTGAATACTATACGGAGAAGGTATCATGTTTATCTCTTAGCCTTTCTAGTATAAACATTAGTGTAATTAGCATGCTTGCTTGGCAAGTTTTGTGGTTTTGA